CGGAGTGAAATCCGTGGGGAAAAGACTTTCCTCATCTTCAGGTTCCTCCTCTATATCATCATGTGGTGCCTGCTGGTGTGTCGATGATGATGcgactcctttcttcttcagtgtcgCGGGTCTGGTGCATAGAGATGGAGGCGGTGGTAGAAATGTGAGGGCACCTGGATCAGTCAGCTCTGTGATGGCGGTATCGGGTAGCTTGACAAATTGCTCTCTCCCATGTTGGTTCTGGAACTGGTAGATATGAGGGGCGGACTTGTCGATGCTTCCTCGCCAAGGGCCGGTGAGGTAGTGGCTGCTAATGAGTGCTCTCATGTCGAAAAAGGTCTGATACATCCCCTTCTTATCCACCACTCTGTCAACAGGTGGAAGAAACACTCCACAATGCCGTAAGATCTGTGTGATAACCGCTCCAAACCCACATCTCTTCGTATCTGAAACTTTGAAGTACGCAAGCTTCTCCGCGATCACAGCTCCTATGTTTATGTCCTTCCCGCTAACATAGGTAACTTCCGCGCCTTGAGGCCATAGGTGTCCAGCCCCAATGAACAGAAGAGGTAGCTCATCTTTTGTCACTGCAGCGGGGTCCGTCTTCCCATAGATAACACTGCTGATCACTCTCACTGCATATCGCAGAACAGGGCTACGAATCCTAGCTTGCTTGGCCTCTCGAGAGATGAAGTTTCCTGAAGCGATGAATGTCCAGAAATCATTGTGTTCCGGGAAGTCAGGAACACAAGATTGACGTCCTTTTCCGAACCCAAATACGTCGCATAGCTGAAAGATGGTCATGGAGTGGAACTGCCTGTTCACAATGAAGGAGAACATCGCCTTATCAGCAACTGGGTTGTCCTCGTCAGGATTGTAGAGGCGGGCTGATGCGAGGAACTGCCTGGTCAAGTCAGCATAGCAATCACAGTGAAGATCGAAGATGTATCCTAGGCCAATCTTCTCGAACAAGGCTTCAATATCCTCGGTTATCCCCAATGCATCTGTAGTGTCTCTGTGAGCGAAGCGCGACGGACATATTTCCACTCCCCTCATCTGCTCATAGAAATCATCATCATGTATATCCCACTGCTGGGTTATCTCTCGATTCGCAGGATGAGACCTATCCGTCTTTCGGAACCTGCCCTTTGTGCTGAGCCTAGCAGTCTGTACCGAGGAATCCCCACGCTCACTCTGCTTCTTCTGTCTCTTAGGCATTATCTGCAAAATTAATTCATCAAAACCCAAGTAAGAGACATATAGAAAAACACTCTTATATAATCATTTCTGATCAACATCctaaacatgtaaaaatttaGCACACATCTCTTCTCTAAACACAAAATAACACATCACACTCCATtccaattttcgtttttcaattaaactcgaaaattaatttttttttttttttttttttttttttttttttaggcaaAATCGCAATTCATCCTACAAATTGGCAATCTAGGTAACCCATGAGTATAATCATCACAAATAAACCATCCTAGATGCTATTTCATTTAGAATTCGGAGATTCCCCTAAATCTAACCCTAGGGCGATTTTTGATTCCCAATTTAGAGAGTCATACCTGTGTCTTGATGAAAACTGATGGTAGAAATGGATAGAGCTCGAAAAACTAATGAGTTTAGCACCAAGAATTACAAAAATCGGTTGAGATATGATGAAAATCGATTTGCATGTTCTTGAgaggtttgagagagtttgagaaGAGAGGAAGATGAAATCAGAGGTGTTTGATCGTTTTTTACGCGAGTTGGAAATTTTATGAGTGTTTTCCGGTTTAAACTAAGTGAAATTAAACCGGAATATACATAccctagatcgaccgatctcacgCGTAAGGATCGACCGATCCGTGAcatggatcgaccgatctgcgTATGACGGATCGACCGATCGCTTACCTGGATCGCCGTTCTGTTTCTTTCGGATCGATCTATGCCTGATCGTGATACATgcctaaaaatcatctaaaaacacaaccaaaaatcaattcacacaagaaaatataatcacaaaagagaaagaaaatcaaaccatgtgggttgcctcccagtcagcgcttgtttaaagtcgcgagcctgactattttgttgtccttaggcGAGATCGGGTTCCGTTAAAGGAATGTTGGTTCCTTCTTCGGGTTTTGCATCTGTGAAGTAAGGTTTTAGCCTCTGCCCATTGACGGTGAATTTCCTCCCATTGTCTTCCAAGACAACAGCTCCATAAGGTCTAACCTCTGTGATGGTGAAAGgtccggaccaacgagacttaagctttccaggaaatagcttgagtctagagttgaacagaaggactttgtctccagcagcgaagtctctcgggattatctttctgtcatgccatgccttagttctttccttgtagattttggtgttctcataggcgttcaaccgaatctcgtccagctcgttcaactgaaccatcctcctttctgctgcggttttaatgtcgaagttcatcaacttcgttgcccagaaaccactgtactccaattccacaggtaggtgacaagactttccatagaccagattaaaaggagtggtgcccaagggagtcttgtaggcggttctatacgcccataaggcgtcatcaagcttcacagcccaatctttccttgttttgcctacagccttctccaaaatccctttgatttctcggttcgatatttcaacctgcccacttgtctgaggatgataaggtgtagctaccttatgctttactccatgtttcttcagcagttgatcgaacgtcttgttgatgaagtgagagcctccatcactaataaccactctcgggatcccgaatcttggaaaaatgactgtcttgaacattttcttgacgacactagagtcatttgtcttgctggctactgcttccacccacttggagacataatcaaccgcaaccaggatgtactcatttccataagaagatgggaaagggcccataaaatcaattccccacacatcaaaaacttcaacttcaaggatgaaattttggggcatctcatttctcttactgatgttgcccttccgctgacatgcatcacactttgagacaaactcatgggcgtctctgaaaagtgtaggccaccagtaaccagcctgcaggaccttagaaaccgtcttgaatgttgcaaaatggcctgcgtattctgaactgtggcagtggaaaagaatcccttgcatctcattctccaggacacatctcctgaataaaccatctgagcatctcttgtagaggaagggatcatcccagtagtagtggttcacatctctcatgaactttttcctctcatatcccttcaggttcggtggttcaattccagcacataggtagtttgcaaagtctgcaaaccatgggagatcatcctgaatttgtctcatggcacagcaatcagcctgatccaaatactcatcctccagcaaggtgatcacatagacattctcctcgggtaatgtatcatccagtggtgtttcagcttccactctcattcgggaaagatgatctgccactccattttctgctcctctcttgtctctgatctcaatatcaaactcctgtaggagtaagatccaccttaagagtctcggtttagcatcttttttcgtcatcaggtacttcaaggctgcatgatctgtgtgcacaattactttcgagcccaccaaataggacctgaacttctcgaaagcataaactactgccagcaactccttctcagtggtagcatacttgatttgagcatcatcaagcgttcggctggcataatagatcacatggagtttcttgtcttttctctgccccaaaacagctccaatcgcgtaatcacttgcgtcacacattatttcaaatggcaagtcccaatctggtggctgcacaatgggagcactgactagagacttcttgagaatctgaaacgcagcgaggcagtcagcatcaaaaacaaacttcgcttctttgcacagcagacgggtgagtggcctcgctatcatagagaagtctttgataaacctcctgtaaaaaccggcatgtcccagaaaactccgaatatccctcactgtcctgggaggctgtaggctggtcataacttcaatctttgctttgtcaacctcgataccctgctctgatatcctgtgacccaaaacaatgccatctttcaccatgaaatgacacttctcccaatttaacaccaagttcttctcctcacatctttccagcaccttgcacagattagcaaggcagtcgctaaatgaagaaccgtagactgagaaatcgtccataaaaacctccataatgtcctcaataagatcagtaaagatcgacatcatgcatctctggaaagtggcaggagcattgcacaatccgaaaggcattctcctgtaggcaaaagtaccgtatgggcaggtgaatgttgtcttctcttggtcgtctggatgaatgggtatctgaaagaacccggagtagccatcgagaaaacagtagtaggggtggttggctagtctttccagcatctggtcaatgaaaggaagtgggaagtggtccttccttgtggctgagtttagcttcctgtagtcaatgcacatcctatgccctgtgactgttctggtaggaatcagctcatccttctcatttgtgatgacagtgatgccacccttcttaggaaccacatgaaccgggctcacccaagtgctgtctgaaattgggtagatcacccctgcactcaacagctttagaatctcctttttcacaacttccatcagtttgggattcagtcttcgctggtgctctatggacgtctttgactcatcctccaagtgaatcttgtgcatgcaaagatctggagaaatacctgtaatatcatccaaagagtaccccaatgcttttctatactttcgcaattttgaaagaagcaaagcggtctccacattattcaggttagcacaaataataacaggatatgtggaattcggtcccaagaatgcatacctcagcccagctgggagggctttaagttccacctttggagcattctcctcactccaatctggttgggaggatgacggtttgacggttttatcggtgcctgagtcttcaaggctgacataggcgacatgcttctcaatcggtgaggctgaatccaaaatctcagaaaatccaaccacttcttggttcatgaacccgaactcactctccctttgggtcaatgcgacttgtagaggatcatcagtgtgcaactcttcatccatttcctccaccagttcagtcaatgtatcaacccagaaagtctgtccatcaatagtcggatttttcagcaccttctccacattgtatctcatcgccatgtctcctagacgtaagtctatatgcccattctgtacatcaatcatggctccagcagtagctaaaaacggtctgcccaaaatgagaggatctttaggttcctcttccagctccagaactacaaaatcggtaagtacgtatccctttccaacaccaacagggatgttctctagtacaccgactggtcttcgcactgatcggtcagcaaggaccaaggagatccttgtaggtttgtagttcgtcatgcctagcctctcagagacagagaaaggcattaggctcactcctgaacccagatcgcagagactcttctcaaaagtaagtgatccaatgcggcatggtagaacaaatgctccgggatcttcacgctttttaggcatgacattttgtagaactgcgctacactcctcattgagcatcaacacaccccgctctaggctcatcttatcggtaagaatctctttcatgtaccttttaagagaaggtaccatcttcaccgcttcaacgaatggcaatctcacatgtaactccccaacaaggttctttagcttctcgtactcacgttctttgatcttctgccttggtctggatgggtatggagccttaggaacataagcaggAGGCGCCACATACACGTCTTCAGGTTCAGAGGAATTTGGCTTTGTCGACAcaggatcggtcgatccagatggaccggatcggtcgatctccttccccttggatcggtcgatctgttcttgagatcggtcgatctctttctctttcgattcctcaatcgtttttccactcctaagtgttatagcattcacaaactcctttggattcgtctctgacttccctggtagaaatccaggtgctgttctgctgctggaggcggtttgagcaacttgcttttccaaaactttcaaatgggtgttcaaagcttcaaacttcccattaagctctccatacatgttatccaccttggtgtttatctctgcagtgctattcttctgaccttctagcaccatttgcagcatcttcttaatttcgttatcctgagaaggctgtgacgaagaggcatttccttgattctgatagttgttgtactgctgcctttgctgaaatcctgagttgcccgagttgttcccctgatattgatttctgttctgaaatccttggttgaacacactctggttctgattctggttctgcctgtttcctgcctgagggtaggactgatgttgtggattctccacattgttgctccggtaagacagattattttgctgattttgattccacccaaggttctgattgtagcctctgttgtagtttccttgaccaccaatgtagttcacatcagccTGCATATCACTTGAATCATCACCAACAGCTTCTTGTGAGGAACGATAgccttgctcctccacaaatttcacagatttctgatctctcttgagaagcatctcaatcttggcattcaactcatctatcttcttggattcataaccaacacccttctggctggtatcaaaccttgacttgcggtttgctttgctggatgacaggttgttcaacaaggtgtaagcttcttcaacagtcttggtcatgaaatcaccattacttgctgtgtccatggcatcttgactctcttcatgaactccattatagaaaatgttcagcaaactcacatcagtgtagccatggtgagggcagtcctgtgtgtactccttgaaacgctcccaagcctcatgaaagctttctgaatcaagttgctgaaagcttccaattctgcttctcagatatgtggaccttgacttggtgaagaaatgctgtagaaaagcagctcttgtctcttcccatgtagtaagagatcctggagggatggactttaaccatctgatagctttatcagctaaggaaaacgggaacaacctgcatttcaaagcgccttgaggaactccattatgtctgctggtgtcacagactcgctcaaaatgctccaagtgatacatcgggtcctcagacgggtttccatgaaacggatttttctccaccaaattaatgagaccagtcttgatctcaaagtctcttctctcaatgggaggtgggcgaatcccagaacgatcggcatagaatgcatctggtgtatcataatgtgcaagcgtcatcctaggcatgccatagtctccagcctgttgtcttgcagctacaccagcctgctgattatcaccagcattgttgccttctcgttcatttacaggaattggattttgcgggttgtcctgaaattggtcttcttggtgttcagccatttcaacctcttcagcggactcaagtcttttctttttcacttgtctctctaggcggccgagctctaactccaaaggtattaaattcgatgatcctttgcttctagtatgaaatccgctcattcacctgaaaacacaaacagaaagagaaagacagaaacattagacaaaataaagaaaatgctatagtcttaaactgatcattaactctagggtgaccaaatggtccccggcaacggcgccaaaaacttgatgtctcgagttttaacccgattatctaactgcaagtgcacagtaaagtacgcagtagtaatacgggatcgaatccacagggaccgatgatcacacgtagagttgcagacaagttaatagctacagcgaatcaaaatatatttttgatggtttttatttaattttctctagtgtcacaaagcataaacaagcatgtaaaaagatgatttaaacgatttgaaaactattttaaaacaaacgttgggcattgggaattctcagggatttctttttaatcaagatacaattaatggaagacacagggatatattaagaaccgtctagaactcaaacacgatattagaattaacctacttccgtagcgctaattctctatgttatagaaatctccacactaacttccgctgagtttcaatttctaaacaagcattaagaacaggttcaatatgttcacaaagcgcaataacatcaacttccgagggttaaggacactttgctcatctaaagtattttcggaagttcaaacaatcactttcggtgcatcaaacaatctgaaatcatgaactaagtgatcaattcagttcaagcagtaagaaatccattagatgaagaaccaaaacgtaatcccttagtctacacacgttttatggatcaaaacatcaagaaatcccctatgagaacccctaaacccaactagatgactactcacacataactaagcaagaacaaaacgattttgatgaagaaaacatgataagattgtattaaaacagagtaaaggttcagaagatcttctccaaatggttttgagatgaactcctttacaaatcttcacaaatcacaccaaaacaagtacaaaacactcaaatcttctctctagaacttgtaaatctcctccttggtcgcccctggtcttttctgagtctcaaaGGTCGAGTTCTTCCCTTtaattattgaggggagtgggtaaaaaggagtgaaaagctcgtttgtgcgtgtggagcccgtagcgcctgagatcggtcgatccacatggctcggatcggtcgatctcgtgtATGAAAGcctgggatcggtcgatccaggtatcccggatcggtcgatctcgtgctctgcgcgatcaatacttcattcggtccattgttcggtccatcttgcttctgaataaatcccgaatgcgttcttttctttcaagctatctagtaacctgcatattacacttaagaacaccaaaacgcatcaaatagaccaaaacattaattaaaaccgaccatttaattgctccaaaacgagtttaaaaccgttaaaaacacggaatatcaggCACACCGACACGCTTTTGAAACCTTAGATCGTCTTCAGAGATTTGTTATCGCATGAATCTCCAGAAGCTAGCACACAGCCCTTTGGTGGCAAGACAATGCTTCTCGGCGGGGATTTCCGGAAAATTTTGCCAGTTATTCCACACGGAAAAAGGCCAGACACCGTTCTCGCATCCATCAGCAAATCATATCTATGGAAAATGGCGCGAGTATTCACCTTATCCATCAACATGCGGCTGCGGCAAGAAGACAAGGACTTCGCAAAAAGGATTCTACAAGTCGGTGATGGGGAAGCTGACACCTTGGCGTCCaataaaccaaaacataagGAAGGGAATCAGATTATTGTGGATAAAAGATTCTTGATCTCTCGCTCAGATACACCACACGAAGCTTTGGCGCATGCTGCATATCCTAACTTCCTCCAAAACTACCGGGATAAGGACTACCTAAAAGAGAGAGCCGTGCTGACACCTACCAATAATACCGTACATGAAGTGAACGCTTATCTCCTCTCTAAGATCCCATCACAGGCTAGAGAATATTTGAGTTCTGATTCAGTGGAGTTAGAAGCTACGCCAGACGATGATTGGACCACCCACTACCCGCCAGAGTACCTCAATTCACTAGAGTTTTCGGGCCTCCCAAACCACAGATTGTGCCTCAAAGTTGGAGCTCCGATGATGATGCTGCGCAATCTTAACCAGGATCAAGGTTTGTGTAATGGTACAAGAATGGTGGTTACTCGCCTAGGTAACAGGGTTGTTAAGGCGAGAATCATGACTGGAACAGATGTTGGAGAAGAAGTTTTGATCCCTAGGATACAACTTAGTCCCACCGATACCATGCATCCATTCACCTTTAACCGAAGACAATTCCCGATCAGACTGTGCTATGCCATGACGATCAACAAGAGCCAGGGTCAAAGCATGAACCAAGTTGCTTTATATCTTCCTCGCCCTGTTTTTACTCATGGTCAGTTGTACGTTGCCATGTCTCGAGTAACAACTCCGAATGGGCTTAAGATTTTAGACGAGACTTCCAATATGAACGGTGAAGATGGAGTTACTAATATTGTATACAAAGAAATCTTTAAGGACGTCCAAGTGACCGAGGTTAGAACTACACATTTACTTTATACTTTTTATATACCCCAATCAGTGTGCATTGACTAATTGTCGTTATTTTCATTGCATATTGGTACGACCCATTCCTCTCAGTGATCGGAGAAACACGGCGTAAGCATCGATTTGGACAAGTTCTCTTGCTATACcgaacttatttttaaaatttttaacaacagTTTATTCTCAGGACATGCAGTCAATTAGTTGGTGACCTTATTACATTTACTCAAAACattctgattttttaaaatttactctatcctctgttttggttttatatgcTTCAAATACTTTCCGACTAAAATactcaaataaaaataacatataagtatctaacatataaggatatatatttaaaatgagaCATAGCAACTGGTATGATGCATAGATCATCAAACAATTCACTCCAAcgaaacaattaaaattaaattatttgaacGGTTTTAGGTTTGTACAACTGAAGCAATAGCTACTGGTATTGTCCAGACATCCATATTCCTAAATTTCATAAAACTACCAATTACTTAACAACGTATCACAGAACCCTTACAAACCATCAAACTCTCATGCATTCATCCTTccagcaacaaaaaaaaaaaaaaaaaaaccatgagaCATACTAATACGTTAGCTTCAAGATCGTTTTATAATGCACACCCCGTCTgtagggcgggccgatcctagtagaatgtatataatatggtttactatACCCAAACCTTTACgtagtaaatctaaaccctaggcATTaacctataaacccaaatacaatctataaattgttttccAATATTAAACACTTGAAAGCACATTTACTTGGTTAGCATGTTCCATATCTTATATTTCATATAGTCTAAGTAGTATAGCAAACGAATGttccaaataatcaaatttgtcCAACACTcgaaaaatgaatttcatattacaatcaatcacacaaaatgacaaagaagagacctatcaaatttaaaaacatgacatattattacatttttaaggaGTGGTATAGAAATATGTCTCAAATATTATGGTAACTGTACATAGGTAGCTATACTTaagaatatatactatactattcaTTTCACCAAATATAGTATAGACGGcgagttcatcttcttcaattctttttttagaCAGGCTGATACACATTCATTTCGTTCACCATCATTATTCTTCACTACCATATAGTGATCGTCTTCATCTCCTCTCTTTTTTCCGACACGATGATGCTTTTACCGACTCGCCGTTGTTGTTCTTCACCACTGGATctgtaaaacaaaaacagaaacgaAAACATAGTATGTAAACAAAAGCATGATTGTGAGAATCAAttgaattaagaaaaaaaaggagaaaaaatgaaagagttgtTGTGTGTGCTCACCGTCTACGCTTTCATCGTTGTCTGTTCTTCACCACTGgatctttaaaagaaaaacagaaacgAAAACAGAgtatgaaaacaaaagcatgattgtgataatcaatagatttttttttaaaaaaaagaaaagaaatgaaagagtTGTTGTGTGTGCTCACCGTCTATGACTTCATCGTTGTCTCTTCTTTAGAACAATTGATTGTTCTTTTGGTGAAGTATTGAAAGAGAAGAATTATGTGACAGAAGAAAATGTATGATTTTGTTGATaatctgaagaagaaagagagacagtGGAAAGAGATGGTGGAGTAGAGACGTGGCGGTGATAATGATGGATTAGAAGATGTGGCTAagagttttttatatatttttttaactatttttgttAGTAGGTTTCACTGGTTGGTTGAGAATGGTAATATGGCAATAATCTATAATGTGTACCGTGTATATTGAAAAAACAGAGTTTTTAGATAGTGggtgaattataatttgtttgatggATGTACGATGCAATTCCCCTTATTTTAAtctataagaaaaaaagaagagagggcagtttttttttaatagaaagtTAAACACCCTGTTGGCAACTTTGAAGAATGACGACAATGTCAAATCTTCCAGAGGAATTGGTAAGGGAGATACTCTCTAGAGTTCCATTGACATCTCTGAGAAAACTGCGATGTACTTGTAGAACGTGGAACGCTTTATCCAAAACTCAGGTTTTTGGTAAAGAAGCAGCAAGGAATCAGTTTCTAGGGTTCACGGTGATTAATGGTAGGGTTTGTTCTTTGAGACTTGGTTTCCAAGGAATCCATAACGAAGGAGACTTGGTTCATAAATCTACAAAGAAAATAAGTAAACTTGATCATACTAATATCGAGAAAGTTTTCCACAGTGATGGCTTATTGTTATGCGTCCGAAACAGAAGTAACTTCGTGGTGTGGAACCCGTACCTGGGGCAAACCAGATGTATTCCACCCGCCAGTAGTGATTTCAGATTTTATGACATGTTTTGTTTCGGATACGACAAGAACAACCGTAACCACAAAATCTTAAGGTTTTGCTACGATAATGATGAATCCCTTTTCTGTTTCGAATGGTTCGATTTTAAGACTAGTTCTTGGAGGGTTCTTGATATCGAACCAGACGTTGATCTAGATGTTTACCGAAGTGGGGTGTCTTTGAAGGGAAACACTTACTTTGTTGCTCAAACTAACAGACCAGGGGGTTGTAGACGTTTTACTCTGTTTCGATTTTACAACAGAGAGGTTTTGGCGGCCTCTGCCGTTTCACTATGATGCTGTAGAACACGTGGTTCTGT
This genomic stretch from Brassica napus cultivar Da-Ae chromosome C9, Da-Ae, whole genome shotgun sequence harbors:
- the LOC111213706 gene encoding ATP-dependent DNA helicase PIF1-like, with the translated sequence MARVFTLSINMRLRQEDKDFAKRILQVGDGEADTLASNKPKHKEGNQIIVDKRFLISRSDTPHEALAHAAYPNFLQNYRDKDYLKERAVLTPTNNTVHEVNAYLLSKIPSQAREYLSSDSVELEATPDDDWTTHYPPEYLNSLEFSGLPNHRLCLKVGAPMMMLRNLNQDQGLCNGTRMVVTRLGNRVVKARIMTGTDVGEEVLIPRIQLSPTDTMHPFTFNRRQFPIRLCYAMTINKSQGQSMNQVALYLPRPVFTHGQLYVAMSRVTTPNGLKILDETSNMNGEDGVTNIVYKEIFKDVQVTECALTNCRYFHCILVRPIPLSDRRNTA
- the LOC106417526 gene encoding LOW QUALITY PROTEIN: F-box protein At1g54550-like (The sequence of the model RefSeq protein was modified relative to this genomic sequence to represent the inferred CDS: deleted 1 base in 1 codon; substituted 1 base at 1 genomic stop codon) — encoded protein: MTTMSNLPEELVREILSRVPLTSLRKLRCTCRTWNALSKTQVFGKEAARNQFLGFTVINGRVCSLRLGFQGIHNEGDLVHKSTKKISKLDHTNIEKVFHSDGLLLCVRNRSNFVVWNPYLGQTRCIPPASSDFRFYDMFCFGYDKNNRNHKILRFCYDNDESLFCFEWFDFKTSSWRVLDIEPDVDLDVYRSGVSLKGNTYFVAQTNRPGGCRRFTLFRFYNREVLAASAVSLXAVEHVVLSCVREEKLAVLYQIENTMEIWITTKIEYDDVSWSKFLEVEMTPLNGFDYDFDTETESFFIDEDKKFAVVWCN